The Acidobacteriota bacterium genome includes the window CTTACGACGCGCGGGTCGTGATTTGCACGACGTTCATGTGCCCACAGAGGCGGCCGTTCTGCAAATCATGTGCAAATTTCATGTCTGTGCGGCTTCCAACGTCTCGACAAGAAACGTGGCCATCGCACCGGACAGATTGACCACGAGCCGAGCATAACGAGACTCGACACGAACGGCGTCAGCGCCTCGCCCGTGGGCGTTGCCCAGTCGGTTGCGGATCGTGCCCAAGGTTTCGACGATTGATGTGCAAGCCCCGAAGATCCGCCTGAAGGCGTCTTCGGTCTCAGTGTTCGGGGCGATCTGAAATGCGTCGGCGGTCAGGCGATAAAGCCGGGGCAGTTCGTCACCGTCATTGTAGGTGACACCGCGGACGTTGAGAATATGTTTGCAGACGGTCTCGAGTAGCGTGCGAGCGAGCGTGATCGCACCGTTCGGGTCATCCGTTCGGCGCGCCTGTGCCCGCTCCCAAACCTCGTGCACCGTGTCAGGCGTTACCCGCTGGAGGATTTTGGTCGCCTCGCGATCCGCCCTCGCCATCGAGTGTTCGAGATCGTCGAGTAGCCCTCGAAATTCGTCGCGGATGAATTGCCGTCGTTCCGCGTATCTGGCAAACTTCGGTTGAACGCCCGCAGTACCTCAAACGGATCGAGGCTCTGCAGTCGGTTGAGTTACGGAGCTGGCAAAGTAGTACCATCGCCCTTGTCTGAAAACGTGCGCATCGTCCACTTCCGGCCGAGCATCGGCCGCATCACCTTCACGACATGGTCCAGCGTGCTCTTGATCTGCACCGCGAACACATCGAATTTCTCGAACAACTCTTGAGAGTAGATGTGGTGGTTCACCGAGGGATCGGTGAACTTCTCGCGGAGGCGCTTCTCTTCGGCGTGGTAGGCCTGCAAGTGTTTCCAGACGGATACCATCTTGTGTGAGGTGAGGATTACAAGGTCGATGAAGTCGTTGGCCTCCTCGCGATTCAGGTCCGTGCACCGCACGGCGA containing:
- a CDS encoding abortive infection family protein — protein: MARADREATKILQRVTPDTVHEVWERAQARRTDDPNGAITLARTLLETVCKHILNVRGVTYNDGDELPRLYRLTADAFQIAPNTETEDAFRRIFGACTSIVETLGTIRNRLGNAHGRGADAVRVESRYARLVVNLSGAMATFLVETLEAAQT